The nucleotide sequence ACTTCACCCGGGCCAGGTAGGCCTGCTCGTCGGGCGGCATGCCGTTGCGCTGCGCTTCCCAGAGGGTCTCCGCCAGTGCCTCGTGCATCACGTGCTCGGCCTCGTGCTGGTCGCCCAGCTTGTGGGCGAGCTGCTGGTGGGCGGCACGAATCCCGGGCGGCCGATCGATGCTGACCTGCTCGCGAATGGCGATGTGCATGCCCATGTGGAGGAAAGGGTTTGTTTCGCCATGCTCCGGCGTCCAGTCCTTGTCCAGCACGTCCTCACCGGACTCGATCATGGCGTGGTACTCCGGATGCAGCGCCACGACGTCAGCGATGATCGCTTCCAGTGCCGTTACCGGCTTGCCCTCGCGGTGCTTGGACCAGGCCTCCTGGTACATCTTG is from Gammaproteobacteria bacterium and encodes:
- a CDS encoding DUF1841 family protein: MFGDNRGELRKMYQEAWSKHREGKPVTALEAIIADVVALHPEYHAMIESGEDVLDKDWTPEHGETNPFLHMGMHIAIREQVSIDRPPGIRAAHQQLAHKLGDQHEAEHVMHEALAETLWEAQRNGMPPDEQAYLARVKLQAMK